Proteins found in one Eretmochelys imbricata isolate rEreImb1 chromosome 9, rEreImb1.hap1, whole genome shotgun sequence genomic segment:
- the TRIM59 gene encoding tripartite motif-containing protein 59 isoform X1 has product MKAWRAGLCQIVLAGSNMEMHHFEEELTCSICYSIFEDPRVLPCSHTFCRNCLESILQLSSNFSIWRPLRLPLKCPNCRSIVEIPPSGTESLPINFALKAIIDKYQQEDHPDVATCSEHYRQPLNVYCLLDRKLVCGHCLTIGKHHGHPIDDLQSAYMKEKETPGKLLEQLTDEHWTNVCFLIEKLEEQKSYCENIVQDDKKAVLQYFKKLNDTLEHKKQALLAALDEVNAHISEEYAPLVENMKRIREEQLDLMSLNTSVQEEESPLLFLEKVDDVRQRIKALKQKQLPDIKPVEVYPRIGQLLKDVWSKTEIGQINKILTPKIKLISKGKVCHKSSEKERGQSKELLQSINPLTVMLISMTIVIIMISFTKPVLSVVNEVTLMYISDILQFVYQDLCNNLQAVMEMLCHTSNLLMEFMGRIVSFSF; this is encoded by the exons ATGAAGGCGTGGAGGGCTGGATTGTGCCAAATTGTCTTGGCTGGTTCCAATATG gAAATGCATCATTTTGAGGAGGAATTAACTTGTTCCATTTGCTATAGTATATTTGAAGACCCACGTGTACTACCATGTTCTCACACATTTTGTAGAAATTGTCTGGAAAGCATTCTTCAGCTATCAAGCAACTTTTCCATATGGAGACCACTAAGACTTCCACTGAAGTGTCCCAACTGTAGAAGTATTGTTGAAATTCCTCCATCTGGTACTGAGTCATTACCTATCAACTTTGCATTAAAGGCTATCATTGACAAATATCAGCAAGAAGACCACCCAGATGTTGCAACATGTAGTGAACATTATAGGCAGCCATTAAACGTTTATTGTCTTTTGGATAGAAAATTAGTGTGTGGCCATTGTCTTACAATAGGTAAACATCATGGTCATCCCATAGATGACCTTCAGAGTGCCTAcatgaaagaaaaggagactcCTGGGAAACTCCTTGAGCAATTAACTGATGAACATTGGACTAATGTATGTTTCCTCATTGAAAAGTTGGAAGAACAGAAATCTTATTGTGAAAACATTGTTCAAGATGATAAGAAAGCTGTATTGCAATATTTTAAGAAACTTAATGACACACTGGAGCATAAAAAGCAAGCTTTGCTAGCTGCTTTGGATGAAGTTAATGCTCACATTTCTGAAGAATATGCACCACTCGTTGAAAACATGAAAAGAATCAGAGAAGAACAGCTTGATTTAATGTCACTGAATACATCTGTTCAAGAAGAGGAGTCTCCACTTCTTTTCCTTGAAAAGGTTGATGATGTGCGCCAACGCATAAAAGCTTTGAAACAAAAGCAACTACCAGATATCAAACCTGTTGAAGTTTATCCACGAATAGGACAGCTATTGAAGGATGTGTGGTCCAAAACTGAAATTGGTCAGATTAACAAGATCCTCACTCCAAAAATAAAGCTGATTTCAAAAGGGAAGGTATGCCACAAAAGCAGTGAGAAGGAAAGAGGACAGTCTAAGGAATTGCTCCAGTCTATAAACCCTCTAACAGTGATGTTAATTTCTATGACAATAGTGATAATTATGATTTCATTTACTAAACCTGTATTGTCAGTTGTAAATGAAGTAACTTTGATGTATATTTCAGACATCTTGCAGTTTGTTTATCAAGATCTATGCAACAACTTGCAGGCAGTAATGGAAATGCTATGCCATACATCTAATTTACTGATGGAATTCATGGGGAgaattgtttctttttctttctga
- the TRIM59 gene encoding tripartite motif-containing protein 59 isoform X2, which translates to MKAWRAGLCQIVLAGSNMEMHHFEEELTCSICYSIFEDPRVLPCSHTFCRNCLESILQLSSNFSIWRPLRLPLKCPNCRSIVEIPPSGTESLPINFALKAIIDKYQQEDHPDVATCSEHYRQPLNVYCLLDRKLVCGHCLTIGKHHGHPIDDLQSAYMKEKETPGKLLEQLTDEHWTNVCFLIEKLEEQKSYCENIVQDDKKAVLQYFKKLNDTLEHKKQALLAALDEVNAHISEEYAPLVENMKRIREEQLDLMSLNTSVQEEESPLLFLEKVDDVRQRIKALKQKQLPDIKPVEVYPRIGQLLKDVWSKTEIGQINKILTPKIKLISKGKPESNGNKQPS; encoded by the exons ATGAAGGCGTGGAGGGCTGGATTGTGCCAAATTGTCTTGGCTGGTTCCAATATG gAAATGCATCATTTTGAGGAGGAATTAACTTGTTCCATTTGCTATAGTATATTTGAAGACCCACGTGTACTACCATGTTCTCACACATTTTGTAGAAATTGTCTGGAAAGCATTCTTCAGCTATCAAGCAACTTTTCCATATGGAGACCACTAAGACTTCCACTGAAGTGTCCCAACTGTAGAAGTATTGTTGAAATTCCTCCATCTGGTACTGAGTCATTACCTATCAACTTTGCATTAAAGGCTATCATTGACAAATATCAGCAAGAAGACCACCCAGATGTTGCAACATGTAGTGAACATTATAGGCAGCCATTAAACGTTTATTGTCTTTTGGATAGAAAATTAGTGTGTGGCCATTGTCTTACAATAGGTAAACATCATGGTCATCCCATAGATGACCTTCAGAGTGCCTAcatgaaagaaaaggagactcCTGGGAAACTCCTTGAGCAATTAACTGATGAACATTGGACTAATGTATGTTTCCTCATTGAAAAGTTGGAAGAACAGAAATCTTATTGTGAAAACATTGTTCAAGATGATAAGAAAGCTGTATTGCAATATTTTAAGAAACTTAATGACACACTGGAGCATAAAAAGCAAGCTTTGCTAGCTGCTTTGGATGAAGTTAATGCTCACATTTCTGAAGAATATGCACCACTCGTTGAAAACATGAAAAGAATCAGAGAAGAACAGCTTGATTTAATGTCACTGAATACATCTGTTCAAGAAGAGGAGTCTCCACTTCTTTTCCTTGAAAAGGTTGATGATGTGCGCCAACGCATAAAAGCTTTGAAACAAAAGCAACTACCAGATATCAAACCTGTTGAAGTTTATCCACGAATAGGACAGCTATTGAAGGATGTGTGGTCCAAAACTGAAATTGGTCAGATTAACAAGATCCTCACTCCAAAAATAAAGCTGATTTCAAAAGGGAAG cCAGAAAGTAATGGAAATAAGCAGCCATCATAA